A single region of the Liolophura sinensis isolate JHLJ2023 chromosome 9, CUHK_Ljap_v2, whole genome shotgun sequence genome encodes:
- the LOC135475561 gene encoding proton channel OtopLc-like: MSSIGALLWLEFAVISGKVVRPHNYTNDVASGGSHGIEYEMTEKEEVEKYHKKHKHNRKKGVNFYFLIGGIAFAIGAILHDVFFIVDFSLHGDKSCLHPADIVTSVTRMLFMGILIVFITLHHGVVITKDTLGVRFLFVHVIATNICLWINCSVNEAAEDFRHDEEDRKRKEGLADLNTTTSCYASRELRTLAAPYLTPCRIEFALFAIAVLYQMLSHVDSQPADTKGEEQSVTSPEGRHRKILRVFRTLHVGCFLFVTTLVAVGLFFNYSDFLDDTESAQLVFHGTEILLLLILTTSVVVGFVCMRSLCFVPHPTGSLDENLLIVAVVGQILYDVSRVIASVGGVTSDQSSPVFSLTAGILSLIELSFQTVFILFTCRLCSENEKQESEKPGRACIGFVLLGNLSMWLLVTFEAKKATMVPLYIEFYGYLPWALISFTLTPMMIFYRFHSTVLLSDIWKEAYEKRKTR, encoded by the exons ATGTCGTCAATCGGTGCTTTGTTGTGGCTCGAGTTTGCTGTCATATCGGGGAAGGTTGTGCGACCTCACAACTACACAAATGACGTTGCTTCTGGTGGATCACATGGTATAGAATACGAGATGACGGAAAAAGAGGAGGTTGAAAAATACCATAAAAAGCACAAACACAACAGAAAGAAAGGAGTCAATTTTTACTTCCTGATTGGTGGAATAG CGTTCGCAATAGGCGCCATTCTCCATGATGTGTTTTTCATAGTTGACTTCAGCCTTCATGGAGACAAATCCTGCCTCCACCCAGCGGACATTGTGACATCAGTCACGCGGATGCTCTTTATGGGGATCCTAATTGTTTTTATCACCCTTCACCACGGG GTCGTCATTACAAAAGACACTCTCGGTGTCAGGTTCCTGTTTGTTCATGTGATAGCCACAAACATATGCTTGTGGATAAATTGTTCTGTAAACGAAGCGGCCGAGGACTTCCGCCATGATGAAGAAGACCGGAAGCGAAAGGAAG GACTAGCTGATCTAAACACAACCACGAGCTGTTATGCTAGTCGAGAGCTGAGGACCCTTGCAGCACCATATCTAACACCGTGCCGAATCGAATTTGCCCTCTTCGCTATCGCCGTCTTATATCAAATGCTTTCTCATGTTGATAGTCAGCCAGCCGACACTAAAGGGGAAGAACAGTCCGTTACCTCCCCTGAAGGTCGCCATCGCAAGATACTAAGAGTTTTCCGTACTTTGCACGTCGGCTGCTTTCTTTTCGTAACAACGCTAGTAGCGGTCGGACTGTTCTTCAATTATTCAGATTTTCTTGATGACACAGAATCCGCACAGTTAGTGTTTCACGGAACAGAAATTTTGTTGTTACTTATTCTTACAACCAGTGTTGTTGTTGGCTTTGTATGCATGAGAAGCCTTTGTTTCGTTCCACACCCTACAGGGTCATTGGATGAAAACCTTTTAATTGTCGCCGTCGTGGGTCAAATTTTATATGACGTCAGCAGAGTAATTGCTTCAGTCGGTGGCGTGACGTCAGATCAGTCATCGCCAGTGTTCTCACTAACAGCGGGCATCCTTTCCTTGATAGAGTTGTCTTTTCagactgtttttattttgttcacgTGCCGTCTTTGCTCAGAAAACGAGAAACAGGAATCAGAAAAGCCTGGACGAGCCTGTATCGGTTTTGTTTTGCTGGGCAATTTGAGCATGTGGCTTCTGGTCACATTTGAAGCGAAGAAAGCCACGATGGTGCCACTGTACATCGAGTTCTACGGTTACCTCCCTTGGGCACTCATCTCGTTTACTCTCACCCCCATGATGATATTTTATCGCTTTCATTCCACCGTACTTCTGTCAGATATTTGGAAAGAAGCTTATGAAAAACGAAAGACTCGGTGA